One region of Ignavibacteriota bacterium genomic DNA includes:
- the murB gene encoding UDP-N-acetylmuramate dehydrogenase, producing the protein MISLEHIRGICSGRIAIGEPLARLTTFRIGGAADLYVEPMRTDEVLALITYFRRNDIRYMVLGNGSNVLIHDDGYSGAVINLEAGFSGVSIEEGIVTAGAGARLSAFVDFCILRGFAGTDPLAGIPGTLGGGLIMNAGAYGAEISDHLLDVTVVRGDDVVTLRKDECDFRYRHSGLRDAVVLSARFALPEGDTEDMKKRRKELLLTRNAAQPTNLPNAGSIFKNPEGQYAARLIEQCGLKGYTFGGATVSTLHANFIVGSPSATAADILAVINHVRRTVYRHTGVALELEVLLVGFGSDAIAPLADPRAEVAR; encoded by the coding sequence GTGATCTCACTCGAGCACATACGGGGTATCTGCAGCGGGCGCATCGCGATCGGGGAACCGCTCGCGCGCCTCACCACATTCCGCATCGGCGGCGCCGCCGATCTGTATGTGGAGCCGATGCGTACCGACGAGGTGCTCGCCCTGATCACCTATTTCCGTCGCAATGACATCCGCTACATGGTGCTCGGCAACGGAAGCAACGTGCTCATTCACGACGACGGCTATTCCGGCGCGGTCATCAATCTCGAAGCCGGATTCTCCGGTGTCAGCATCGAAGAAGGAATTGTGACGGCGGGCGCGGGCGCGCGCCTCTCGGCCTTTGTGGACTTCTGCATCCTGCGCGGGTTTGCCGGTACCGATCCGCTCGCGGGCATTCCCGGCACTCTTGGCGGCGGCCTGATCATGAACGCCGGTGCGTACGGCGCGGAAATTTCGGACCATCTCCTCGACGTCACCGTCGTCCGCGGCGACGACGTGGTGACGCTGCGCAAGGACGAGTGTGATTTCCGATACCGCCATTCCGGTCTGCGTGATGCCGTGGTGCTGTCCGCGCGTTTCGCCCTGCCGGAAGGCGACACCGAGGACATGAAGAAGCGCCGCAAGGAACTCCTTCTCACACGCAATGCCGCCCAGCCGACGAACCTCCCGAATGCCGGCAGCATCTTTAAAAATCCTGAAGGGCAGTATGCCGCGCGGCTCATCGAGCAGTGCGGTCTGAAGGGATACACCTTCGGAGGCGCGACGGTGTCGACTCTTCACGCCAATTTTATCGTGGGATCCCCCTCGGCAACGGCAGCGGATATTCTCGCGGTTATCAATCATGTGCGACGGACCGTGTATCGGCACACAGGTGTTGCGCTCGAACTCGAAGTGCTCCTGGTCGGATTCGGCTCCGATGCCATAGCACCCCTTGCCGATCCCCGTGCGGAGGTTGCCCGATGA
- the ftsZ gene encoding cell division protein FtsZ produces the protein MLDKQTSDRAKIRVVGVGGAGGNAVDDMIARGLDAVEFIAINTDNQALDSSGAQYKIQAGKNLTRGLGAGADPSVGYRAIEEDKEEITAALSGSDMVFITAGMGGGTGTGGAPVVANIAKGLGSLVVGIVSKPFHFEGKRRMAQAEEGIEELRKHVDTLIVIPNQKLMSLVEKATSVPDAFRMSNQVLFNATRGIADIISKRGIVNVDFADVKTIMKDMGDALMGSGIASGENCAVEAAHNAISHPLLEGVTIAGARGVLINFTGGSEMSIVQLEEAGNIITEAAGEEANVIFGAVLDETLGDQMMVTVIATGFNQRHVGGRRPTMPAAKPMAAARPLHIPSGLTELKDLDPPAYIRKYPRPVEDESEAEHDTQQHQRVEREKAPFLRRIMD, from the coding sequence ATGCTGGACAAGCAGACCAGCGACCGGGCGAAAATCCGTGTCGTCGGTGTGGGCGGTGCCGGAGGAAATGCAGTGGACGACATGATCGCGCGTGGTCTCGACGCAGTCGAGTTCATCGCGATCAACACCGACAACCAGGCGCTGGATTCGAGCGGCGCGCAGTACAAGATCCAGGCCGGGAAAAACCTCACGCGCGGTCTGGGCGCGGGCGCCGATCCCTCCGTGGGGTATCGCGCGATCGAGGAAGACAAGGAAGAGATCACCGCGGCCCTCAGTGGCAGCGACATGGTCTTTATCACCGCGGGCATGGGAGGCGGCACGGGAACGGGCGGAGCCCCGGTTGTGGCAAACATCGCCAAAGGCCTCGGATCGCTCGTTGTGGGCATCGTGTCCAAACCCTTCCATTTCGAAGGCAAGCGCCGTATGGCGCAGGCCGAAGAGGGAATCGAGGAATTGCGCAAACACGTCGATACGCTCATCGTGATCCCGAATCAGAAGCTGATGTCGCTTGTGGAAAAGGCCACGTCGGTGCCGGACGCGTTCCGCATGTCGAATCAGGTCCTCTTCAACGCCACACGCGGCATCGCCGACATCATCTCGAAGCGCGGCATCGTCAATGTCGATTTTGCCGATGTGAAAACCATCATGAAGGACATGGGCGACGCGCTCATGGGCAGCGGCATCGCGAGCGGCGAGAACTGCGCCGTCGAAGCCGCGCACAACGCCATTTCACACCCGCTGCTCGAGGGTGTCACCATCGCCGGCGCACGCGGCGTGCTCATCAACTTCACCGGCGGTTCCGAGATGTCGATCGTGCAGCTCGAGGAAGCCGGCAACATCATCACCGAGGCGGCGGGCGAAGAGGCGAACGTGATCTTCGGCGCGGTCCTCGACGAAACTCTCGGCGATCAGATGATGGTGACCGTCATCGCAACCGGCTTCAATCAGCGTCATGTGGGAGGCCGGCGTCCGACCATGCCCGCCGCGAAACCCATGGCGGCCGCGCGTCCCCTGCACATCCCTTCGGGACTGACCGAACTCAAGGACCTCGATCCTCCGGCATACATCCGCAAGTACCCGCGGCCCGTCGAGGATGAGAGCGAGGCGGAACACGATACGCAGCAGCATCAGCGCGTTGAACGCGAAAAAGCTCCTTTCCTCAGGAGGATCATGGATTAG
- a CDS encoding UDP-N-acetylmuramate--L-alanine ligase — translation MKFANIHRIHFVGIGGIGMSGIAEILINQGFAVSGSDLHLSEVTQRLSDLGAVIYEGHAGEHVRGADVLVYSSAVTPENPEILEAAERKIPAIRRAEMLAEVMRLHYGIAVAGTHGKTTTTSMLGLVLMQGGLDPTIIVGGKLHAFGGTNARLGKGDFMVVEADEFDRSFLQLNPAISILTTLEEEHLDIYANLDDLKQAFTEFANKVPFYGFVTLCLDEPALQEILPRIQRKVITYGLSSQSDVQAVDVEQKQNMASFTVLHRGEELGRICLGVPGEHNVRNALGAAVVSLELGIPFARIKEALDSFTGVFRRFEVKADTAGVMVVDDYAHHPTEVKETLRGIKAGWRRRVVCVFQPHTYTRTRDFHRDFGRAFMNADVLIVTDVYPAREYPIQGITGELIADAAKSFGHKDVRYVADKTRLPEVLRELVREGDIVITMGAGDIYKYGDEFIRTLGVPRA, via the coding sequence ATGAAATTCGCAAACATCCATCGCATCCACTTCGTCGGCATCGGCGGTATCGGCATGAGCGGCATCGCCGAGATCCTGATCAATCAGGGTTTCGCGGTGTCGGGTTCCGACCTGCATCTGTCCGAAGTGACACAGCGGCTGTCCGACCTTGGCGCGGTGATTTACGAGGGCCACGCCGGCGAGCATGTGCGCGGCGCCGACGTGCTTGTGTACTCGTCCGCCGTCACGCCCGAAAATCCCGAGATTCTCGAAGCCGCCGAGAGGAAAATTCCCGCCATCCGTCGCGCGGAAATGCTCGCGGAGGTGATGCGGCTGCACTACGGTATCGCCGTGGCGGGAACACACGGGAAAACCACCACGACTTCGATGCTCGGCCTCGTCCTGATGCAGGGGGGTCTCGATCCCACAATCATAGTGGGCGGCAAGCTTCATGCCTTCGGCGGCACAAATGCGCGGCTCGGCAAGGGCGACTTCATGGTGGTCGAAGCCGACGAGTTCGATCGTTCCTTCCTGCAGCTCAATCCTGCGATCTCGATACTCACCACGCTCGAGGAGGAACATCTCGACATCTACGCGAATCTCGACGACCTGAAGCAGGCGTTTACGGAGTTCGCAAACAAGGTCCCGTTCTACGGTTTTGTGACCCTCTGTCTCGATGAACCGGCGCTGCAGGAAATTCTTCCGCGCATACAGCGGAAGGTGATCACCTACGGCCTCTCGTCGCAGTCCGACGTGCAGGCCGTGGATGTGGAACAGAAGCAGAACATGGCGTCCTTCACCGTGCTGCATCGCGGCGAGGAACTCGGCCGCATCTGCCTCGGTGTTCCGGGCGAACACAATGTGCGCAACGCCCTCGGCGCGGCTGTCGTGAGCCTGGAACTCGGCATACCCTTCGCGCGCATCAAGGAGGCGCTCGACTCGTTTACCGGCGTGTTCCGCCGCTTCGAGGTGAAGGCCGACACGGCCGGCGTGATGGTAGTGGATGATTACGCGCACCATCCGACCGAAGTAAAGGAGACGCTGCGGGGAATCAAGGCAGGGTGGAGACGGCGCGTCGTGTGTGTGTTCCAGCCGCATACCTACACGCGTACGCGCGACTTCCATCGCGATTTCGGACGGGCCTTCATGAATGCCGACGTGCTGATCGTGACCGACGTGTATCCCGCCCGCGAATATCCGATACAGGGCATCACCGGAGAATTGATCGCCGACGCCGCAAAAAGTTTTGGACACAAGGACGTGCGCTACGTGGCGGACAAGACGCGTCTTCCCGAAGTGCTGCGCGAGCTTGTCCGAGAAGGCGACATCGTGATCACGATGGGCGCGGGCGACATCTACAAGTACGGCGACGAATTCATTCGCACTCTCGGAGTTCCGCGCGCGTGA
- the ftsA gene encoding cell division protein FtsA, whose product MKGKHQNGSAAERIVVGLDIGTTKVCCIIAAMDPDGRINVMGIGKAENEGMARGTVTHIDKTVYSIQQAVQNAEVQSGIKVRAVNVGVAGDHIQSFQSRGVIAISNPDNEITRKDVDRLIQDTKRVNLPQDRKIIHVIPQEFIVDGQDGIYDPVGISGVRMEGNVHIITGSITAVQNIYKCVERAGFEVNDLILEPLASSYAVLDNEEKEVGIVLVDIGGGTTDIAVFEDRTIRHTAVLAIAGKKVTEDIRKVLGILNEDAEKLKREHGYAYLPEIVHDSPILLRGIGGRKPMEISRSLLCQIIQPRMEEILEIVALEIKRSGYSKHLHSGVVLTGGGSLIKGTAALAREVLGMPVKIGIPNGFSGGLVSEAENPMYSTCVGLVLHGFRNYGVQSGGDTARSTRSPLGLWERVRDWFTEQF is encoded by the coding sequence ATGAAAGGTAAACACCAGAACGGAAGCGCGGCGGAGCGCATTGTTGTCGGCCTCGACATAGGCACGACCAAGGTGTGCTGCATCATCGCCGCGATGGATCCCGATGGCCGCATCAACGTGATGGGGATCGGGAAAGCCGAGAACGAAGGCATGGCGCGCGGCACCGTGACGCACATAGACAAGACCGTCTATTCCATACAACAGGCCGTGCAAAACGCCGAAGTGCAGTCGGGCATCAAGGTGCGCGCCGTCAATGTCGGCGTCGCGGGAGACCATATCCAGAGCTTCCAGAGCCGGGGTGTCATCGCCATCAGCAATCCCGACAACGAAATCACACGCAAGGACGTCGACCGGCTCATCCAGGATACAAAGCGCGTCAATCTTCCCCAGGACAGGAAAATCATCCATGTCATCCCGCAGGAATTCATCGTCGACGGTCAGGACGGCATCTACGATCCCGTCGGCATCTCGGGCGTGCGCATGGAAGGAAACGTGCACATCATCACCGGCAGCATCACCGCCGTGCAGAACATCTACAAATGCGTGGAGCGGGCCGGCTTCGAGGTCAACGATCTCATCCTCGAACCGCTCGCATCGAGCTATGCAGTTTTGGACAATGAAGAGAAGGAAGTCGGAATAGTGCTCGTCGATATCGGCGGCGGCACCACCGACATCGCCGTGTTCGAAGATAGAACGATCCGCCACACGGCGGTGCTCGCGATCGCGGGGAAGAAGGTGACCGAGGACATCCGCAAGGTGCTTGGCATTCTGAACGAGGATGCCGAGAAACTGAAGCGCGAGCACGGGTACGCCTACCTGCCCGAGATCGTGCACGATTCGCCCATCCTGCTGCGCGGGATAGGCGGACGCAAACCGATGGAGATCAGCCGGAGTCTCCTCTGCCAGATCATTCAGCCCCGCATGGAGGAGATCCTCGAAATCGTGGCTCTCGAAATCAAGCGGTCCGGCTATTCCAAACATCTGCACTCGGGCGTGGTTCTTACCGGAGGCGGATCCCTCATCAAGGGCACCGCCGCGCTCGCGCGCGAAGTGCTCGGCATGCCGGTAAAAATCGGCATTCCCAACGGCTTCTCGGGCGGACTTGTCTCCGAAGCCGAAAATCCGATGTACAGCACCTGCGTCGGCCTCGTCCTGCACGGTTTCCGCAATTACGGCGTGCAGTCGGGCGGCGACACGGCGCGCAGCACCCGCTCGCCTCTCGGCTTGTGGGAGCGTGTGCGCGACTGGTTCACAGAGCAATTCTAA
- the murG gene encoding undecaprenyldiphospho-muramoylpentapeptide beta-N-acetylglucosaminyltransferase: MTIVFAGGGTGGHLFPGLAIAEALQSKVPAARISFAGSRDKIEATVVPRHGYEFDPVWISGFRRRLSLSTFVFPLKVAVSLWQARGIIRRRRPDVVVGTGGYVSGPVVYMAARMGVPTLIQEQNEYPGVTTRLLAKRADEVHITFEETRAHIADARVVHVTGNPVRSSLRRLPTANARRVWGLDPDRPVLFVFGGSLGASSINTAVGGMLRSLDEQGVQVLWQTGARDAQAARDAAAGSAHVVVREFIHEMDAAYSAATLVLCRAGATSLAELTVLGLPSVLVPYPHAAADHQRRNARALENAGAARVVEDGQARTLGAVVLELLRDQDALRRMSEAAARLGRPDAASCIADAVIRLAGTKTGRR, translated from the coding sequence ATGACAATAGTCTTTGCGGGCGGCGGGACGGGCGGACATCTGTTCCCCGGTCTCGCTATCGCTGAAGCGCTGCAGTCGAAGGTGCCAGCGGCACGGATCAGCTTCGCAGGATCGCGCGACAAAATCGAGGCGACGGTTGTTCCGCGTCATGGGTATGAATTCGATCCGGTGTGGATCAGCGGATTCCGGCGCCGTCTGTCGCTCTCAACCTTCGTCTTTCCGTTGAAGGTGGCCGTGTCGTTGTGGCAGGCGCGCGGCATCATCAGGCGCCGCCGGCCCGATGTTGTGGTCGGCACGGGCGGATATGTCTCCGGTCCTGTCGTGTACATGGCCGCTCGCATGGGTGTGCCGACATTGATACAGGAGCAGAACGAATATCCCGGAGTCACCACCCGCCTGCTCGCGAAGCGTGCCGACGAGGTGCACATCACCTTCGAGGAAACACGCGCGCACATTGCCGATGCGCGAGTTGTGCATGTGACCGGCAATCCCGTTCGCTCGAGTTTGCGGCGCCTGCCCACCGCCAACGCGCGCCGCGTCTGGGGACTGGATCCCGACCGGCCCGTGCTCTTTGTGTTCGGCGGCAGTCTCGGTGCCTCGTCGATCAACACGGCCGTGGGCGGCATGCTGCGCTCACTCGACGAGCAGGGGGTGCAGGTGCTCTGGCAGACCGGCGCGCGTGATGCCCAGGCGGCGCGGGACGCGGCGGCCGGATCCGCGCATGTAGTCGTGCGGGAGTTCATTCACGAAATGGACGCGGCGTACTCGGCCGCGACCCTGGTGCTGTGCCGCGCGGGCGCCACCTCGCTTGCAGAATTGACGGTGCTCGGACTCCCGTCGGTTCTCGTTCCGTACCCGCATGCGGCGGCCGATCATCAGCGTCGCAACGCTCGTGCGCTCGAGAACGCGGGCGCCGCGCGCGTGGTGGAAGACGGACAGGCGCGCACGCTCGGCGCCGTCGTGCTGGAACTTTTGCGCGACCAGGACGCACTGCGTCGTATGAGCGAGGCCGCGGCGCGGCTCGGACGACCGGACGCGGCATCATGCATCGCGGATGCGGTCATACGCCTCGCGGGCACAAAGACAGGAAGGAGGTGA
- a CDS encoding FtsQ-type POTRA domain-containing protein, with protein sequence MRLKRTSTPPDEVTPMPRRRRRISPVGLSLLAIVGFVTSLSLAANHWMNNAVKVTAVVTGTHLLSPEEILRRARVPDTTVLADIDLMAVKKRIEANPVVREAILRRNPPSTLEIEIHERAPIAVVLNVGGRDWLIDEDGYLLPSVASVPMHALPVITGAQGIGGFAAGVRVKNARLRQVLDVLRRARLDDPEALHLFSEASLDGKTDVILFTLEAGVPVLVDPTADVARAMRVFRAYWQNLALQHDVRGLEYVDLRFKDQVVVRWTPGQGPAPRPVANTIDTTNIQKD encoded by the coding sequence ATGAGACTCAAACGGACTTCCACACCTCCCGACGAGGTGACACCGATGCCTCGACGCAGACGGCGCATTTCGCCTGTCGGACTCTCCCTGCTTGCCATCGTGGGATTCGTGACATCGCTCTCGCTCGCGGCGAATCACTGGATGAACAACGCGGTGAAGGTGACCGCCGTCGTCACCGGCACGCACCTGTTGAGTCCCGAGGAGATTCTGCGGCGCGCGCGCGTGCCCGACACCACCGTGCTCGCCGACATCGACCTCATGGCGGTGAAAAAACGCATCGAGGCAAATCCTGTCGTGCGTGAGGCGATACTGCGACGGAATCCGCCTTCCACGCTCGAGATCGAGATTCATGAGCGCGCTCCGATCGCCGTTGTACTCAACGTCGGTGGACGCGACTGGCTTATCGACGAGGACGGCTACCTGCTTCCGTCCGTGGCATCCGTCCCGATGCATGCCCTCCCCGTCATCACCGGCGCGCAGGGAATTGGTGGATTTGCTGCCGGTGTCCGTGTGAAAAACGCCCGACTGCGCCAGGTGCTCGATGTGCTCCGCCGCGCGCGTCTCGATGATCCCGAGGCGCTGCACTTATTCTCCGAGGCGTCCCTCGATGGAAAAACCGACGTGATCCTTTTCACACTCGAGGCGGGCGTGCCCGTGCTTGTGGATCCGACCGCCGATGTCGCGCGCGCAATGCGCGTCTTCCGCGCCTATTGGCAAAACCTCGCGCTGCAGCATGACGTCCGCGGACTCGAATATGTCGACCTGCGTTTCAAGGATCAGGTGGTTGTGCGCTGGACACCCGGCCAGGGGCCTGCGCCACGACCGGTTGCCAACACGATCGACACAACAAATATCCAGAAAGATTGA
- a CDS encoding phytanoyl-CoA dioxygenase family protein yields MAEHDRRVSALERDLRFFPAHPADGRVLSAADVDRFNERGFLAGLPALNESEMRDVRTRFDQLLETFLRSGRNSYAIDRYQDRIAMIHDCATHPRIVDVVSDLIGPDVICWATHFFCKLPGDPREVAWHQDCSYWALTPSRTVTVWLAIDDVDTDNGCMRVLPGSHLHGHLPWRETAPDEDNVLTQAIDAIADYGEPEDVQLRSGEISIHSDLLVHGSRANMSDRRRCGLTLRYCPPSVRAYWDWNRHSIVCRGSDPSGHWADVPRPDDTAPFEFRES; encoded by the coding sequence ATGGCTGAACACGACAGACGTGTGTCGGCTCTGGAGAGGGATCTGCGGTTTTTCCCGGCACATCCCGCGGACGGCCGCGTGCTGAGCGCCGCCGACGTGGATCGCTTCAATGAGCGCGGCTTCCTCGCGGGTCTCCCCGCGTTGAATGAATCCGAGATGCGGGATGTGCGGACACGCTTTGATCAACTTCTCGAAACGTTTCTGCGCAGCGGCCGCAACAGCTATGCGATCGACCGGTATCAGGACCGTATCGCGATGATACACGACTGCGCGACACATCCCCGCATCGTCGATGTTGTTTCGGACCTCATCGGACCGGATGTGATCTGCTGGGCCACACACTTTTTCTGCAAACTGCCCGGTGATCCGCGCGAAGTCGCCTGGCATCAGGACTGCTCGTATTGGGCGTTGACACCGTCGCGGACGGTCACCGTGTGGCTCGCGATCGATGATGTTGATACGGACAACGGCTGCATGAGGGTGCTGCCCGGTTCGCATCTGCATGGCCATCTGCCCTGGCGCGAGACGGCTCCAGACGAAGACAACGTCCTCACACAGGCCATCGATGCGATCGCGGACTATGGCGAACCCGAGGATGTGCAGCTTCGCTCGGGAGAGATTTCCATTCACTCCGATCTGTTGGTGCATGGATCGCGTGCGAACATGTCGGACAGGCGCCGTTGCGGTCTCACGCTCCGTTACTGTCCACCGTCGGTGCGCGCGTACTGGGACTGGAATCGGCACAGCATCGTGTGCAGGGGATCGGATCCGTCGGGTCACTGGGCGGACGTGCCCCGACCGGACGATACGGCGCCGTTCGAGTTCCGCGAGTCCTGA
- a CDS encoding cobalamin B12-binding domain-containing protein, protein MDDRQLLEALALCVERGKRDAASPHPPDLRGQDGADELTRRALEAHAIPPQRVLDEGLIPGMARIGELFRDKRVFVPDVLLAARAMAAGMAHLEPHFRAHDILQRGTFVIGTVRGDLHDIGKKLVAMIATGAGYEVVDLGTDVPPETFAEAARAHPGCAVGVSALLTTTMLHMREVVDAVHAAVPNTPVIVGGAPVTAAFAASIGADAYGADPQSAVDFLRACIAPVAEV, encoded by the coding sequence ATGGACGACAGGCAACTTCTCGAAGCCCTTGCACTATGCGTTGAACGCGGGAAACGCGACGCCGCCTCACCACATCCGCCCGATTTGCGCGGGCAGGACGGGGCCGACGAATTGACGAGGCGCGCGCTCGAGGCACACGCCATCCCGCCGCAGCGTGTGCTCGACGAGGGATTGATTCCCGGCATGGCGCGCATCGGAGAGCTGTTTCGCGACAAACGCGTTTTTGTGCCCGACGTGCTGTTGGCCGCCCGCGCCATGGCCGCGGGTATGGCGCATCTCGAACCGCACTTCCGCGCCCACGACATTCTGCAGCGCGGCACCTTTGTCATCGGGACGGTCCGCGGCGACCTGCACGACATCGGTAAAAAGCTCGTCGCCATGATTGCAACCGGGGCGGGATACGAGGTGGTCGATCTCGGAACCGATGTGCCGCCCGAGACCTTTGCCGAAGCGGCGCGCGCGCATCCCGGCTGCGCCGTCGGTGTCAGCGCGTTGCTCACAACCACCATGCTGCACATGCGCGAGGTTGTCGACGCCGTGCACGCCGCGGTTCCGAACACACCCGTCATCGTCGGCGGAGCGCCCGTGACCGCCGCCTTCGCCGCCTCCATCGGCGCGGATGCCTATGGCGCGGATCCGCAGAGCGCCGTCGACTTTCTCCGCGCGTGTATCGCGCCTGTGGCGGAGGTATGA
- a CDS encoding cell division protein FtsW has product MKQRTGHIDLTLFLSVLVLMLFSIGVVYSASVDISRAKNDGDWNALFLNHAVRVFLGIGALLLGMFTDYHVYKKLSKYILLLAIVFLVLTPFFGITQLGAKRWLGWGPFKFQPSEFAKYALVIHLSVLLANKQKYITSLKNAYLPMLVWVGMVVGLITFQNNLSTVVVILLISLMLLYVGRVRLTHLVGSVVLALPAVLVYAVSKAYRLKRIMDYMASTGDPGDKLDAAKSQVEQAVIGLGNGGLLGVGIGASKQRELFLPESYSDFIYAIIGEEYGFIGAVAIMLLFGLILFRCLKIAKRATDDLGRFLAVGISSVIIVGALLNAMVTTGLLPTTGLPMPLISYGGTSILFTAYSLGIVLNISMYTRIRPREIATEPSRGLGEEGME; this is encoded by the coding sequence GTGAAGCAGCGCACCGGACATATCGACCTCACGCTGTTCCTCTCGGTGCTCGTGCTGATGCTGTTCAGCATCGGCGTTGTGTACAGCGCCAGTGTCGATATCTCGCGCGCGAAAAACGACGGCGACTGGAACGCGCTGTTTCTGAATCACGCGGTGCGTGTGTTCCTCGGCATCGGCGCGCTGCTTCTGGGCATGTTCACCGATTACCATGTGTATAAAAAGCTGAGCAAATACATCCTTCTTCTCGCGATCGTGTTTCTTGTGCTGACGCCGTTCTTCGGCATCACGCAGCTCGGCGCGAAGAGATGGCTGGGTTGGGGTCCGTTCAAGTTCCAGCCGTCGGAGTTTGCGAAATACGCGCTGGTGATTCACCTCTCGGTGCTGCTCGCGAACAAGCAGAAGTATATCACGAGTCTGAAGAACGCCTATCTGCCCATGCTGGTGTGGGTGGGAATGGTGGTCGGACTCATCACCTTCCAGAACAATCTCAGCACCGTTGTTGTCATTCTGCTCATCAGTCTGATGCTGCTGTACGTCGGCCGCGTGCGTCTGACACATCTGGTGGGCTCGGTGGTGCTCGCTCTTCCAGCCGTGCTGGTGTATGCCGTTTCGAAGGCGTACCGATTAAAACGAATCATGGACTATATGGCTTCAACCGGTGATCCGGGCGACAAGCTCGACGCGGCAAAATCGCAGGTGGAGCAGGCCGTGATCGGACTCGGAAACGGCGGCCTCCTCGGTGTCGGCATCGGCGCGAGCAAACAGCGCGAGTTGTTCCTCCCCGAATCGTACAGCGATTTCATCTACGCCATCATCGGCGAGGAGTACGGATTTATCGGAGCGGTCGCGATCATGCTGCTTTTCGGACTCATCCTCTTCCGCTGCCTCAAGATCGCAAAGCGTGCAACCGACGACCTTGGCCGCTTTCTCGCGGTGGGCATCTCGTCTGTGATCATTGTGGGAGCGTTGTTGAACGCCATGGTGACGACGGGCCTCCTTCCGACCACGGGCCTGCCGATGCCCCTCATCAGCTACGGCGGCACGAGCATTCTGTTTACCGCCTACAGTCTCGGCATCGTACTGAACATCTCGATGTACACGCGCATCCGTCCCCGTGAAATTGCCACGGAGCCCTCGCGCGGCCTGGGCGAGGAGGGGATGGAATGA